The Kineococcus radiotolerans SRS30216 = ATCC BAA-149 genomic interval CGCGCCCTTCCGCGACAGCCACACCTCGCGACCGAAGTGCCGCTCGCGCTCGGTGTAGTTGTGGTGGCAGTTGATGCGCTCCTGCTCCTGCACCGGTTCCCCCAGGAAGTCCGAGAGGCGGGCCGCGACGCGGTCCATCATCTCCTCGCGGTTGAGCAGGGCGAAGTGCTGCGCCCAGCGCAGGTCGGCCACGTAGTCGTCGAACTCCGCGGTGCCCTCCACCAGGTAGGCGAGGTCGCGGTCGGGCAGGTCGACGAACCACTGCGCGCACAGCCGCTGCGCGACGGCGATGTGGTGGCTCGCGAGCTTGTTGCCCGGCCCGCGCGAGCCGGAGTGCAGGAAGAGCCAGACCGCCCCGGTCTCGTCGAGGGACACCTCGATGAAGTGGTTGCCGGAGCCGAGCGTCCCCAGCGCGGTGCGCCACTTCGGCGCCAGCGCCTCGCGGAACCCCGCGCGCTCGGGGTGCAGGGCCTCCAGCTCGGCGACCCGCGGCTGCGCGGTGGCCGAGACGTCGCGGTTGGCCGCTCCGGCCGACAGCGGCACGCTGCGCTCGATCGCCTCGCGCAGCACCGACAGGTCGCGGCCGGCGAGGTCCCCGGCCCGGAACTGCGTCCGGACCGCGATCATCCCGCACCCGATGTCCACCCCGACCGCGGCCGGGATGATCGCGCCGTCGGTC includes:
- a CDS encoding RtcB family protein; the encoded protein is MERINGKLVNWASILEEKTRRQAETASTMPFIHPHIALMPDAHLGKGATVGSVIPTDGAIIPAAVGVDIGCGMIAVRTQFRAGDLAGRDLSVLREAIERSVPLSAGAANRDVSATAQPRVAELEALHPERAGFREALAPKWRTALGTLGSGNHFIEVSLDETGAVWLFLHSGSRGPGNKLASHHIAVAQRLCAQWFVDLPDRDLAYLVEGTAEFDDYVADLRWAQHFALLNREEMMDRVAARLSDFLGEPVQEQERINCHHNYTERERHFGREVWLSRKGAIRADAGRPGLVPGSMGTASYVVVGKGNRLALDSSPHGAGREFSRSAARRTFTREQLREAMRGIEYRDTDAFLDEIPAAYKDIDRVMADAADLVEIRHTLRQVVNVKGD